In Mercenaria mercenaria strain notata chromosome 13, MADL_Memer_1, whole genome shotgun sequence, a single window of DNA contains:
- the LOC123562076 gene encoding piggyBac transposable element-derived protein 4-like codes for MASFHENDFSDIDDTEMEYMMGFNETVNDSDISMSSDDDVPLVDLIQRQNVNRRDQEAGGVQEWSANFRPINVNVFSGNPGPSVIMDVNKTEMDFLNLSFTPQMIQQIVDETNKYAPKKQLEKPDDRWRNVTFSEIRAYLGFQIVMGIIAAPNLDMYWSSDPMFSPCGIKERMTHDRYDKISKYFHVADTTCNPALGQPGHDKLSHVRPILEAVRVNLMANYKPHCETTVEEAMIGYTGRLGFKQYVPMKPTKRGIKVWVRMDPHNGYVNDIQVYLGKENRDGDKGLGERVVMDSVTPILNRGHHVYCDNYFTTVGLFEELQQQGTYACGTFRSNRRGIPDEIKQQKLKEQGTSITMQKGNMVATAWRDKKTVFILSTNFDPTTPRTTVQRRQKDGSQKDVSCPESVQNYTKYMNGVDHADQLQAMYSLARKSAKWWKYLFWFLVDLAIVGAYILMKESPNHQITNRRQEQVFQTLNICSGFDYRVY; via the coding sequence atggcGAGCTTTCATGAAAATGATTTTTCAGATATAGACGACACAGAAATGGAATATATGATGGGATTTAATGAAACCGTGAATGATTCAGATATTTCTATGTCTAGTGATGACGATGTGCCTTTAGTTGACTTAATTCAGCGACAGAATGTGAACCGACGTGACCAGGAAGCGGGTGGGGTACAAGAATGGAGTGCAAATTTTAGACCGATAAATGTTAACGTTTTCAGTGGAAATCCGGGACCTTCCGTGATTATGgatgtaaataaaactgaaatggattttttaaatttatcattcACACCCCAGATGATTCAACAAATCGTGGATGAGACCAACAAATATGCACCAAAAAAACAGCTGGAGAAACCTGATGATAGATGGAGGAACGTTACATTTAGTGAAATAAGAGCCTATCTTGGATTTCAGATTGTGATGGGGATTATTGCAGCACCAAACTTGGATATGTACTGGAGTAGTGATCCTATGTTTAGTCCATGTGGAATAAAAGAGAGAATGACACACGATCGGTATGATAAAATCAGTAAGTACTTCCACGTAGCTGACACAACATGCAATCCGGCACTCGGACAACCAGGCCATGACAAACTTTCACATGTTCGACCGATTCTTGAAGCCGTGCGTGTAAATTTGATGGCCAATTATAAACCGCACTGTGAAACGACAGTTGAAGAGGCCATGATTGGATATACCGGTCGCTTAGGATTCAAACAATATGTGCCAATGAAGCCGACTAAACGTGGTATCAAAGTGTGGGTAAGGATGGACCCTCACAATGGATATGTGAATGACATTCAAGTGTATTTAGGTAAGGAGAACCGTGACGGAGACAAGGGTTTAGGGGAACGAGTTGTGATGGATTCAGTAACACCAATTTTGAATCGCGGACATCATGTGTATTGTGACAATTATTTCACTACGGTAGGACTATTCGAGGAATTACAACAGCAAGGAACTTACGCGTGTGGAACATTTAGATCCAACAGACGAGGAATTCCGGACGAAATAAAACAGCAGAAGCTGAAGGAACAAGGAACATCTATCACGATGCAGAAAGGAAACATGGTTGCGACAGCTTGGAGGGACAAGAAGACCGTATTCATTTTATCTACAAACTTCGATCCAACAACGCCGAGGACAACAGTTCAACGAAGGCAGAAAGACGGAAGTCAGAAAGATGTTTCTTGCCCGGAGTCCGTACAAAATTACACAAAGTACATGAACGGTGTTGACCATGCGGATCAGCTACAGGCAATGTACAGTCTAGCGCGCAAGTCAGCCAAGTGGTGGAAATATCTTTTCTGGTTTTTAGTTGATCTTGCCATAGTTGGAGCCTATATTCTGATGAAGGAATCACCAAATCACCAAATCACCAACAGAAGACAAGAACAGGTGTTTCAGACTCTGAATATTTGTTCAGGTTTTGATTATCGGGTTTACTAA